The Pyxidicoccus sp. MSG2 DNA segment GATGCTGACGGGGATTCCCGCGGCGATGAGCCGCTCCACCTGGGCGAAGCCATCCAGGCGCAGCACCAGGCCGTGCAGCGCCCCGTTGCCCATGGCGGCCGCGTACGCGGTGTTGAAGGGCCAGTTGCCGGTGCCCCGGTACGTCCAGTCATAGGTGCGCTCGGCCGACGCGGGCACCGTGGTGTGCAGCTCCGGCCGGCCGAGCTTCTGTCCCCAGTAGCCGAGCAGCATCGTGGTCGACGTGGGCGAGCACCACACCGGCCCGCCCTCCGGATAGAGCATCTGCGAGTAGCCCGGCACGTCCAGCACCGTCCCCCACGCCGCGCGCTCCGAGGCGCCGTCCTCGGCAAGCCCGTGCCTGTCACTCACCGCCGCCGACAGCGCGCGCACGCGGGGCGTGGCCTCCGGCCGAGAGGAGTAGAGCCACACCTTCATCCGCAGCGCATCCGCCCGGCGCTGGAGGTTGAGCGTGTCCGTGGACACCGCGCCGTCCGCGTCGCGCTGGCCCTCCACGCTGTGCCGTGCCACGGGCTCCTTGTCGAAGGCCCACACGCCCAGCTCGTAGTCCTTCGTCCAGGTGCCGTCGATGCGCGCGGCGAGCGTCACCTTCAACCACGTCCCCGGAGGGGTGAGGGCGTCGAAGGAAGGCACCACGGTGGTGAAACCACCCGGGACGAGCTGCGTATCGGAGACCGCCACGCCCTGGCGGTAGTCCCCGCCGACGTAGCGCGTGCCACCCTCCGCATCCAGACCCGAGGCGAACGGCTCGCTTCCCGTCGGCGCCGTCGTGTCCAGCTCCAGCGCCCCATCCGCCGCGAGCACCGTCCCCTCACGGGCGAAGCGCTCGAAGTCCCGCTCCACCGCGCTCCGGCGCCACAGGCGCGCCGGGGGGCCCACGTCCACGGGCGCCTCCTCGGGGCCGCGCGGCTGCGAGACACAGGCCGTCAGGTTGGAGGCCAGGAGAAGCGCGAGCGTCGGCAGGGAGCGGGAATTCACGGCGCGGAGTCTGGAGGGCCCGGCCCCATGGCACAACCCCGTTGTCGAAACCACCCAGGGTACCAGACTTCGCCCGGTCCACTGCTCGCACGCGCCAGGAGGTTCACGGACGAGGCG contains these protein-coding regions:
- a CDS encoding peptidase C39 family protein encodes the protein MNSRSLPTLALLLASNLTACVSQPRGPEEAPVDVGPPARLWRRSAVERDFERFAREGTVLAADGALELDTTAPTGSEPFASGLDAEGGTRYVGGDYRQGVAVSDTQLVPGGFTTVVPSFDALTPPGTWLKVTLAARIDGTWTKDYELGVWAFDKEPVARHSVEGQRDADGAVSTDTLNLQRRADALRMKVWLYSSRPEATPRVRALSAAVSDRHGLAEDGASERAAWGTVLDVPGYSQMLYPEGGPVWCSPTSTTMLLGYWGQKLGRPELHTTVPASAERTYDWTYRGTGNWPFNTAYAAAMGNGALHGLVLRLDGFAQVERLIAAGIPVSISIAYEEGTLAGSPVRRSDGHLIVVKGFTPEGDVVCNDPAFKTNETVEVTYKREQLWRAWRHSRHATYVLWPAGTPLPEGVVSVLR